The following are encoded in a window of Mycolicibacterium tusciae JS617 genomic DNA:
- a CDS encoding universal stress protein, whose amino-acid sequence MSGYTTILVGTDGSDSSLRAVEKAGQIAAGSGATVVVATAYFPQSEDQRAADVLKDEGYKMSGNAPIYAILREAKERAQQAGAKTVEEKAIVGAPVDALVDLAEEIKADLLVVGNVGLSTIAGRLLGSVPANVARRSKTDVLIVHTTP is encoded by the coding sequence ATGAGCGGCTACACGACCATCTTGGTCGGCACGGACGGTTCGGATTCGTCGCTGCGCGCGGTGGAGAAAGCCGGCCAGATCGCCGCCGGGTCCGGCGCGACGGTGGTCGTCGCGACGGCGTACTTCCCCCAGAGCGAAGATCAGCGCGCGGCCGACGTGCTCAAGGACGAGGGCTACAAGATGTCGGGCAACGCCCCCATCTACGCGATTCTGCGTGAGGCCAAGGAACGTGCGCAGCAAGCGGGCGCCAAGACCGTCGAGGAGAAGGCGATCGTCGGCGCACCCGTCGACGCCCTCGTCGACCTCGCTGAAGAGATCAAGGCAGACCTCCTCGTGGTCGGCAACGTCGGCCTCTCCACGATCGCCGGCCGGCTGCTGGGCTCCGTACCCGCCAACGTCGCGCGCCGGTCCAAGACCGACGTGCTGATTGTGCACACCACGCCGTAA
- a CDS encoding AraC family transcriptional regulator codes for MHVRDTGAVSPTDIAAAADPLEAIIPLLRPQVVLSKVVSGAGDWSVRKPRYADPSFCLMIEGSCWLDPDGIAPLELRQGDFLLFPETPSFVMASEQTLEPVDVELYPAGDAHYGPPDGSAPMRMLGGYFRFDRANAMLLVKLLPPTVLVRRGEPGSARLSRIVDLITEEAITQHPCRELILERLVEVLLIEACRFRTERPAAGEQGLIAGLSDPGLAGALREIHADVARGWTVEKLARTANMSRAVFAERFTRTIGMPPMQYVLEWRVALAKDMLRGERPSLAEVAGRVGYQSASAFTTAFTRVSGCSPREYARGDAAGHGI; via the coding sequence ATGCACGTCCGGGACACCGGAGCTGTCTCGCCGACAGATATCGCGGCCGCCGCCGATCCGCTCGAAGCGATCATTCCGTTGTTGCGCCCGCAGGTCGTGCTGTCGAAAGTGGTGAGCGGCGCCGGGGACTGGAGCGTCCGCAAACCGCGATACGCCGATCCGTCTTTCTGCCTGATGATCGAGGGAAGCTGTTGGCTCGATCCGGACGGGATCGCCCCCCTGGAGCTCCGCCAAGGCGATTTTCTGCTATTCCCCGAGACACCGAGCTTCGTCATGGCCAGTGAGCAGACCCTCGAGCCGGTCGATGTCGAGCTCTATCCCGCGGGTGACGCGCACTATGGCCCCCCGGATGGCTCGGCCCCGATGCGAATGCTCGGTGGCTACTTCCGCTTCGACCGTGCCAACGCCATGCTTCTGGTAAAGCTTTTGCCGCCAACGGTTCTCGTTCGCCGCGGCGAACCAGGCTCGGCCCGCCTGAGTCGGATCGTGGATCTGATCACCGAGGAGGCGATTACCCAACACCCGTGTCGCGAGTTGATTCTGGAGAGACTCGTCGAGGTCTTGCTGATCGAGGCATGCCGGTTCCGAACCGAACGTCCAGCGGCGGGAGAACAAGGCCTGATCGCCGGACTCTCAGATCCGGGCCTGGCCGGCGCGCTCCGCGAGATCCACGCCGACGTGGCGCGGGGCTGGACGGTGGAGAAGCTGGCACGCACAGCGAATATGTCGCGAGCCGTCTTCGCGGAACGGTTCACTCGCACGATCGGAATGCCGCCGATGCAGTACGTACTGGAGTGGCGGGTGGCGCTGGCCAAGGACATGCTGCGCGGAGAGCGGCCCTCGCTCGCGGAGGTGGCGGGCAGGGTTGGTTACCAATCCGCGAGTGCATTCACCACGGCGTTCACCCGGGTGAGCGGCTGTTCCCCCCGGGAGTACGCGCGCGGCGACGCGGCCGGCCACGGCATCTGA
- a CDS encoding SDR family oxidoreductase encodes MKSVLITGCSSGYGLETARHFHANGWKVIATMRTPRQGLLPESDRIQLLALDVTKPESIAAAIEASGPIDVLVNNAGIGVVGAFEPMPMKTIREVFETNTFGVMAMTQAVLPQMRERGSGVVVNVTSSVTLTAMPLAAVYTASKMAIEGFTASLALELDAVNVTAKLVEPGYGPSTSFTSNGVSRMDGLVPEPYQAFAAPIFEAFGDATVFTTESDVAETVYCAATDTSGQLRFPAGADAVELASAGAR; translated from the coding sequence ATGAAATCAGTTCTCATCACAGGTTGCTCGTCAGGCTACGGACTCGAGACCGCGCGCCACTTCCACGCGAATGGGTGGAAGGTGATCGCGACGATGCGCACACCGCGCCAAGGCCTCCTACCGGAATCGGACCGAATCCAGTTGCTTGCACTGGACGTGACCAAGCCCGAAAGCATTGCCGCGGCGATCGAGGCGAGCGGCCCGATCGACGTGCTGGTCAACAACGCGGGCATCGGGGTTGTCGGCGCGTTCGAGCCCATGCCGATGAAAACCATCCGGGAAGTGTTCGAAACCAACACCTTCGGGGTGATGGCGATGACGCAGGCTGTCCTGCCCCAGATGCGCGAGCGTGGTTCGGGTGTGGTGGTCAACGTGACGTCGAGCGTGACGCTGACGGCGATGCCGCTGGCGGCCGTGTACACGGCGAGCAAGATGGCGATCGAAGGGTTCACCGCATCACTCGCACTCGAACTCGACGCCGTGAACGTCACCGCCAAACTTGTCGAGCCCGGCTACGGGCCGTCGACGAGTTTCACCAGCAACGGTGTGTCCCGGATGGACGGCCTGGTTCCCGAGCCGTATCAGGCCTTCGCGGCGCCGATCTTCGAGGCGTTCGGTGACGCGACCGTCTTTACCACGGAGTCCGACGTGGCCGAGACCGTCTACTGTGCCGCTACCGACACCTCGGGCCAGCTCCGATTCCCTGCCGGGGCGGATGCGGTGGAGCTGGCGAGCGCCGGGGCGCGTTAG
- a CDS encoding UdgX family uracil-DNA binding protein (This protein belongs to the uracil DNA glycosylase superfamily, members of which act in excision repair of DNA. However, it belongs more specifically to UdgX branch, whose founding member was found to bind uracil in DNA (where it does not belong), without cleaving it, appears to promote DNA repair by a pathway involving RecA, rather than base excision.) produces MAAHTAAEFVPDSLKLDELAHAAHDCKGCDLYLDATQTVFGAGSVEADLMLVGEQPGDQEDKSGAPFVGPAGRLLDKALAAAGVDRDRLYVTNAVKHFKFTFGERGKRRIHKTPSRTEVVSCRPWLLAELDAVRPGVLMLLGATAAQSLMGSTFRLTAHRGEVLRLPDAEEFKFDPAVVVTAHPSSVLRGRPADRDKAFDALVSDLRFADGLLAGGR; encoded by the coding sequence ATGGCAGCGCACACCGCGGCCGAATTCGTTCCCGACAGCCTCAAGTTGGACGAACTCGCGCACGCCGCGCACGACTGTAAAGGTTGCGACCTGTACCTGGACGCCACCCAGACGGTGTTTGGCGCCGGATCGGTCGAAGCCGACCTCATGTTGGTCGGCGAACAGCCCGGCGACCAGGAGGACAAGAGCGGCGCGCCGTTCGTCGGCCCTGCCGGCAGGCTGCTGGACAAGGCGCTTGCGGCGGCAGGCGTGGACCGCGACCGGCTCTATGTCACCAATGCGGTCAAACACTTCAAGTTCACGTTTGGTGAGCGCGGTAAGCGCCGCATCCACAAGACTCCGAGCAGGACGGAAGTGGTGTCGTGCCGACCCTGGCTGCTTGCCGAGTTGGACGCGGTGCGACCCGGAGTGCTGATGCTGCTCGGCGCGACGGCCGCACAGTCGTTGATGGGAAGCACTTTTCGGCTCACGGCCCATCGTGGCGAGGTGCTACGTCTGCCCGACGCAGAGGAATTCAAGTTCGATCCCGCCGTGGTGGTGACCGCGCACCCGTCGTCGGTGTTGCGCGGCCGCCCCGCGGACCGCGACAAGGCGTTCGACGCACTGGTGTCGGATCTGCGGTTCGCCGACGGTCTTCTGGCAGGTGGACGATGA
- a CDS encoding alpha/beta fold hydrolase: MQDTGDHVIRLSDGRSLGYAEYGKPDGLPIVNCHGGLACRLDVAAADDVATEAGVRLISPDRPGVGLSAPSPGRTLSGWAQDVAELADQLGVERFAAMGWSMGGQYAAAVGHFLRHRVTGVAIVAGALPLTEPGVFGELPAMDRYFTRVSERAPWLAQQWFRVMGLAPRLAPVLYGRMAARDLGPADAAVIRGEGFPAFARMSREAMRQPAGAVEEYRAWMRPWGFAPEDLDVPVDVWTGTLDQLLDPTWPHRLAARIPNATLNIRDGGHFVAHLHYREIFDSLRR; this comes from the coding sequence ATGCAGGACACCGGCGATCACGTCATTCGGCTGAGTGACGGCCGATCGCTTGGCTACGCGGAATATGGGAAGCCTGACGGCCTCCCGATCGTCAACTGCCACGGCGGACTCGCCTGTCGGCTCGATGTGGCCGCAGCGGATGACGTTGCCACCGAAGCCGGTGTCCGGCTGATCTCACCCGACCGGCCCGGCGTCGGTCTCTCGGCTCCCAGTCCGGGTCGCACCTTGTCCGGCTGGGCTCAGGACGTCGCCGAGTTGGCCGACCAGCTCGGCGTGGAGCGGTTCGCCGCCATGGGCTGGTCCATGGGCGGACAGTACGCGGCAGCCGTCGGGCATTTCCTGCGTCACCGGGTGACCGGGGTGGCGATCGTCGCCGGGGCGCTGCCGCTGACCGAACCCGGCGTATTCGGCGAACTGCCCGCGATGGATCGATACTTCACCCGCGTATCCGAGCGTGCGCCGTGGCTGGCACAACAGTGGTTTCGGGTCATGGGCCTTGCGCCACGACTCGCCCCAGTGCTGTACGGCCGCATGGCCGCACGCGACCTGGGACCGGCCGACGCCGCCGTTATCCGCGGCGAGGGATTCCCCGCGTTCGCGCGGATGTCACGCGAAGCGATGCGCCAACCGGCCGGTGCCGTCGAGGAATACCGCGCCTGGATGCGGCCGTGGGGTTTTGCACCCGAAGACCTCGACGTTCCCGTCGACGTCTGGACGGGAACACTGGACCAATTGCTAGACCCGACCTGGCCGCACCGACTTGCGGCACGAATCCCGAATGCCACGTTGAACATTCGCGACGGCGGACACTTCGTCGCGCACCTGCACTACCGGGAGATATTCGACTCGCTGCGCCGCTAG
- a CDS encoding type II toxin-antitoxin system Rv0910 family toxin: MAKLELSRDLSLSPEDAWAHVSDLSTLGDWLQMHEGWRSELPSELTVGTTIVGVAGAKGMRNRVKWTIRELDPPRLIGITGDGVGGTKYALKMTVTPTEEGCSFTVNIDLGGKPLFGPIGMAAVRAVKGDIERSIRKFESLYG, encoded by the coding sequence GTGGCCAAGCTCGAACTCTCCCGCGACCTCTCGTTGAGCCCTGAGGATGCGTGGGCACACGTATCGGACCTGTCCACGCTCGGCGACTGGTTGCAGATGCACGAGGGCTGGCGCAGCGAGCTGCCGTCGGAACTGACCGTCGGCACGACGATCGTCGGCGTCGCAGGTGCGAAGGGGATGCGCAACCGGGTCAAATGGACGATCCGTGAGTTGGATCCGCCGCGACTGATCGGCATCACCGGTGACGGCGTCGGCGGGACGAAGTACGCGCTGAAGATGACGGTGACGCCGACAGAAGAAGGATGCTCCTTCACGGTGAACATCGACCTGGGCGGCAAGCCCCTGTTCGGTCCGATCGGTATGGCGGCAGTGCGTGCCGTCAAAGGTGACATCGAACGCTCCATCCGCAAGTTCGAGTCGTTGTACGGGTGA
- a CDS encoding MgtC/SapB family protein: MDVLLAADPPFFGGPGQGTRQIVELFVAFGLTALIGLERELQGKSAGVRTQTIVGTASALILLVSKYGFNDVLQAGLVEVDPSRVAAQIVSGIGFLGAGIIIFRRGSVHGLTTAAAVWESAAIGMAAGSGLLLLAVTVTAMHFLVVIGFLPLARWLTSRLSGSVTMHVSYEEGQGVMSRLLQACERRQWQLTDLANDAAEAAGAGQAGVLLTLSGRGIVNAAVVVAGIAGVTGVHQYDDDPD; encoded by the coding sequence ATGGATGTCTTGTTGGCCGCGGATCCGCCCTTCTTCGGCGGCCCGGGCCAGGGCACCCGCCAGATCGTCGAGTTGTTCGTCGCATTCGGGCTCACGGCGCTGATCGGACTCGAGCGAGAACTGCAGGGCAAGAGCGCCGGAGTGCGGACGCAAACCATTGTCGGCACGGCCTCGGCACTGATCCTGCTGGTCAGCAAGTACGGCTTCAACGACGTCCTGCAGGCCGGACTCGTCGAAGTCGACCCGTCCCGCGTCGCCGCCCAGATCGTCTCGGGCATCGGCTTTCTCGGCGCCGGCATCATCATCTTCCGGCGGGGCTCGGTGCACGGTCTGACGACGGCGGCCGCGGTCTGGGAGTCCGCGGCCATCGGCATGGCGGCAGGGTCTGGTCTGCTGCTACTGGCCGTCACCGTGACCGCGATGCACTTCCTCGTCGTTATCGGCTTCCTGCCTCTGGCGCGCTGGCTCACCTCCCGGTTGAGCGGATCGGTCACCATGCACGTCAGCTACGAGGAAGGCCAAGGTGTGATGAGCCGCCTTCTGCAGGCGTGTGAGCGGCGCCAATGGCAGCTCACCGACCTCGCGAACGACGCGGCGGAGGCCGCGGGCGCGGGACAGGCGGGGGTGTTGCTGACGCTGTCGGGCAGAGGGATTGTGAATGCGGCAGTGGTCGTGGCGGGAATCGCCGGCGTGACCGGGGTCCACCAGTACGACGACGACCCCGACTGA
- a CDS encoding 5'-methylthioadenosine/adenosylhomocysteine nucleosidase, translating into MTIGLICAVPQELAALQSDLSQTHAEAVAHTQFITGVLDGHEVVLAGSGMGKVNAAIVTTLLADRFGCRTIVFSGVAGGLDPALSIGDVVVADRIIQHDAGVLENEKIRTYQPGHAPIINPTDRLGYPVDPGLLARVKDRLEGMPVPGQIVYGTVLTGDQYLNCDSTRERLLSELGGQAIEMEGGAVAQVCEAFGLPWLVIRALSDLAGGNALFDFTAFVEQASATSATILRRLLPVL; encoded by the coding sequence ATGACCATCGGACTCATCTGCGCCGTCCCGCAAGAACTCGCAGCGCTGCAAAGTGACCTCTCGCAGACCCACGCCGAGGCGGTGGCGCACACGCAATTCATCACCGGAGTCCTCGACGGCCACGAGGTTGTACTTGCCGGGTCCGGGATGGGCAAGGTCAACGCCGCAATCGTCACCACGCTGCTGGCCGACCGGTTCGGTTGCCGCACAATCGTTTTCTCGGGCGTGGCGGGCGGACTTGATCCGGCGTTGTCCATCGGTGATGTCGTCGTCGCCGACCGCATCATCCAGCACGATGCCGGTGTCCTCGAGAACGAGAAGATCCGTACCTACCAGCCGGGGCACGCGCCCATCATCAACCCCACCGATCGCCTCGGCTACCCGGTCGACCCGGGACTGCTTGCCAGGGTCAAGGACCGACTCGAAGGTATGCCCGTTCCGGGCCAAATCGTCTACGGCACAGTCCTTACCGGCGATCAGTACCTGAACTGCGACTCCACTCGCGAGCGTCTGCTCTCCGAACTCGGCGGCCAGGCGATCGAGATGGAGGGCGGTGCGGTCGCACAGGTCTGCGAGGCCTTCGGGCTTCCCTGGTTGGTCATCCGCGCACTATCCGACCTCGCCGGCGGAAATGCCCTCTTCGACTTCACCGCTTTTGTCGAACAGGCATCTGCAACGTCGGCAACCATCCTGCGGCGGCTGTTGCCCGTACTGTGA
- a CDS encoding MFS transporter: MTVSATTASGGWRELLGPKHLGASTVLAGGVALYATNEFLTISLLPSTVADIGGQRLYVWVTTVYLVASVVAATTVSSVLARTGPRWAYLSGLAVFAVGSLLCALAPTMELLLVGRVVQGSAGGLLAGLGYAVINSTLPPSLWTKASALVSAMWGVGTLIGPAAGGLFAQYGSWRWAFGVLVVLAAAIAVLVPFALPARTGVAPARDPIPVWSLLLLGSAALAISVAGVPSNMVWTVALVALGAALVGVFLVVDRRTSAAVLPPTAFRPGPLKWIYLTLGMLMAATMVDLYVPFFGQRLAHLAPVAAGFLGVALAVGWTMSEIASASVSRTKAVVRIVAVAPLVMAVGLALAAVSQFEDASGWLIAVWVAALAVTGMGVGMAWPHLSAWAMGCVDDASEGGRAAAAINTVQLIFGAFGAGLAGIVVNATDRGDATAARWMFATFAVLAVVGVVASTRSGSRSGPK; the protein is encoded by the coding sequence GTGACGGTAAGCGCAACGACTGCCTCCGGCGGCTGGCGTGAGCTGTTGGGCCCCAAGCACCTCGGGGCCTCGACAGTATTGGCCGGCGGCGTTGCGCTGTACGCCACAAACGAGTTCCTCACGATCAGCCTGCTGCCGAGCACGGTCGCCGACATCGGCGGGCAGCGCCTCTACGTCTGGGTCACCACGGTGTACTTGGTCGCGTCGGTGGTGGCGGCGACCACCGTCAGCTCCGTGCTGGCGCGAACCGGGCCGCGGTGGGCCTACCTTTCGGGCCTCGCGGTGTTCGCCGTGGGCAGCCTGTTGTGCGCGCTGGCGCCGACGATGGAACTGCTGCTCGTCGGCCGGGTTGTCCAGGGCTCGGCGGGCGGACTGCTCGCGGGGCTCGGCTACGCGGTGATCAATTCCACGCTCCCGCCGTCTCTGTGGACCAAGGCGTCGGCCCTCGTCTCCGCGATGTGGGGCGTCGGAACCTTGATCGGTCCTGCGGCCGGGGGCCTGTTCGCGCAATACGGTTCGTGGCGTTGGGCATTCGGCGTGCTGGTGGTGTTGGCCGCGGCGATCGCCGTGCTGGTGCCGTTCGCGTTGCCCGCTCGAACGGGCGTTGCTCCCGCGCGTGACCCGATCCCGGTGTGGTCGCTGCTGCTGCTCGGGTCAGCGGCGTTGGCGATCAGCGTCGCGGGTGTGCCGTCAAACATGGTCTGGACGGTCGCTCTGGTGGCGTTGGGCGCAGCTCTGGTCGGTGTGTTCCTGGTCGTCGATCGCCGTACGAGCGCGGCGGTCCTGCCCCCCACGGCCTTTCGACCCGGCCCGCTGAAGTGGATCTATCTCACCCTCGGCATGTTGATGGCCGCGACGATGGTCGATCTGTATGTGCCGTTCTTCGGCCAGCGGCTTGCGCACCTGGCCCCCGTGGCGGCGGGCTTTCTCGGGGTGGCACTGGCGGTCGGCTGGACGATGAGCGAGATCGCAAGCGCATCGGTGAGCAGGACGAAGGCGGTTGTACGCATCGTGGCCGTCGCGCCTCTGGTAATGGCGGTGGGCCTGGCGCTGGCAGCGGTCAGTCAGTTCGAAGACGCGTCAGGCTGGCTGATCGCGGTCTGGGTGGCAGCGCTGGCGGTCACGGGAATGGGAGTCGGCATGGCGTGGCCACATCTGTCGGCATGGGCGATGGGCTGTGTCGACGACGCGAGTGAGGGCGGGCGTGCGGCGGCGGCGATCAACACCGTGCAGCTGATCTTCGGAGCGTTCGGAGCAGGGCTGGCGGGCATCGTGGTCAACGCCACCGATCGCGGCGATGCGACGGCGGCACGCTGGATGTTCGCAACGTTCGCGGTGCTGGCTGTCGTCGGGGTCGTCGCCTCTACGAGAAGTGGTAGCAGGTCGGGCCCGAAGTAG